The following are encoded together in the Salvia hispanica cultivar TCC Black 2014 chromosome 6, UniMelb_Shisp_WGS_1.0, whole genome shotgun sequence genome:
- the LOC125196531 gene encoding putative disease resistance protein At1g50180 gives MAEAVVSTALETIRDLLLEEGRFLAGVADQVKELERQLREMKCFLQDADKRRHQSRTIFNWISEIRNLVYRSESAIERHTTYRVSSKRRGLRQFVCKYSCILKDCYSLHQLGYEISQITSNLERISKDMQESGIKRSIIINPNGEGESLAGNNTSMKTFPYFEMGDCFIGMENEVEQLLHHLGKDTEDRIISVWGMGGSGKTAIAKKLYNEMTDFDLSAWICITQQCKSRSVWEDVLRQLEKKRSVSSLSHEPRMREEVPNLSDSELIERLCEIQREKRCLIVLDDLWELSHWDEMKHPFILQNLQSKILVTTRKQKVAEIGLAVEHGLLHMDDALELLKNKAFQHGNIPGFAFDERFEKIGKEMVRKCGYLPLAISLLGGVLRKKSSIVEWELVNKDIKEAIYRDEKQIDGVLNLSYESLPYYLKPCFLYMGIFNEDETIVSWYLYKMWIAQGMVSYENIGDKEDTLMDIAEMYLSELASRSMVQVEIFYDYDVASRNIKFGSFKLHDVVRELCLKLGKREHFGVQCLLYQGGKLSTLLRDASSHVKMQHLAIHFRSEVEHELIVACGEDTSEHLRSIRLSNLIGSDVVEFPPQSIVDFQKFKLLRDLDIVRFKFAGGKLPRGITKLVHLRRLRLEACELDKLPSSMSNLVYMDTLDLTGSTNVEVPNVFKEMLRLKYLGFPNYGNENIGNYRVSLDEGVYELESLLFFDSRCHELKCVDRMKNLRHFMARIHDNESLSAIMNGIMNWNKIWDCGVFSEESCDLTSGRLLEKALTCPNLYELITLIKLGKALAECGSDLLSSKLRCLDLINSEIEDDPMGILGKLPCLIRL, from the exons ATGGCAGAGGCAGTAGTGTCGACTGCTTTAGAAACCATCCGTGATTTGCTATTGGAAGAAGGAAGGTTTTTAGCTGGTGTGGCCGATCAAGTGAAGGAGCTCGAGCGGCAGCTTAGAGAGATGAAGTGTTTCCTCCAAGACGCTGACAAACGACGACACCAAAGCAGAACCATCTTCAATTGGATCTCGGAGATCAGAAATCTCGTTTACAGATCTGAATCCGCCATTGAAAGGCACACAACTTATAGAGTTTCTTCCAAGAGAAGAGGCCTCAGACAGTTCGTCTGCAAATATTCCTGCATCTTGAAAGATTGCTACTCACTCCACCAATTAGGCTACGAGATTTCACAAATTACATCAAATCTCGAGAGGATAAGCAAGGATATGCAAGAAAGTGGCATAAAAAGAAGCATAATCATCAATCCAAATGGGGAGGGGGAAAGCTTGGCTGGAAACAACACGTCAATGAAGACTTTCCCTTATTTTGAGATGGGAGATTGCTTCATAGGCATGGAGAATGAGGTGGAGCAGCTTCTTCATCACCTCGGGAAAGACACAGAGGATCGAATTATTTCAGTGTGGGGAATGGGAGGATCAGGCAAGACCGCCATTGCCAAGAAGCTCTACAATGAGATGACTGACTTTGATCTCTCAGCGTGGATTTGCATTACTCAGCAATGTAAGAGTCGATCAGTTTGGGAGGATGTTCTGAGGCAACTAGAGAAGAAGAGGAGTGTTTCAAGTCTGAGTCATGAGCCACGAATGAGGGAGGAGGTTCCAAATCTGAGCGACTCAGAGTTGATTGAGAGACTATGTGAGATACAAAGAGAGAAGCGGTGTCTCATTGTTTTGGATGATCTTTGGGAGCTTTCTCATTGGGATGAGATGAAGCATCCATTCATTCTCCAAAATTTGCAGAGCAAAATCTTGGTGACTACACGGAAACAAAAGGTTGCGGAGATTGGATTGGCAGTGGAACATGGGCTTTTACATATGGACGATGCGTTAGAACTACTCAAAAACAAAGCATTTCAGCATGGAAACATTCCAG GCTTTGCATTTGATGaaagatttgagaaaattGGGAAAGAAATGGTGCGGAAATGTGGGTATTTGCCATTGGCAATTTCTTTACTCGGTGGGGTTTTGAGAAAGAAAAGTTCGATTGTTGAGTGGGAATTAGTAAACAAGGATATTAAAGAAGCCATATATAGAGATGAAAAGCAGATTGATGGAGTGCTAAATTTAAGCTATGAAAGTCTACCCTATTATTTGAAGCCTTGCTTTCTATATATGGGTATATTCAATGAAGATGAAACTATAGTTTCTTGGTATCTATATAAGATGTGGATAGCACAAGGCATGGTTTCATATGAGAATATTGGAGACAAGGAGGACACTTTAATGGACATCGCTGAGATGTATTTGAGTGAGTTAGCCTCCAGGTCCATGGTTCaagttgagattttttatgattatgatgtAGCAagtagaaatataaaatttggatcATTCAAACTTCATGATGTAGTACGAGAACTATGTTTGAAATTGGGGAAAAGGGAGCATTTTGGTGTACAGTGTTTGTTGTATCAAGGTGGGAAACTTAGTACCTTACTGCGGGATGCTTCCTCACATGTGAAGATGCAACATTTGGCCATCCATTTCAGAAGTGAAGTCGAGCACGAGCTTATAGTCGCTTGTGGAGAAGATACTAGCGAGCACTTAAGGTCTATTCGATTATCCAATCTCATAGGATCAGATGTTGTTGAATTCCCCCCACAAAGTATTGTTGATTTTCAGAAATTCAAATTGCTAAGAGATCTAGACATCGTGAGATTCAAATTTGCAGGAGGAAAGTTGCCGAGAGGAATCACTAAACTTGTTCACCTTAGGCGTTTGCGTCTAGAAGCATGTGAACTTGATAAGCTACCGTCATCCATGAGCAATTTGGTATATATGGATACCCTTGATTTAACAGGTTCAACGAATGTTGAAGTTCCAAATGTTTTTAAGGAGATGCTGCGATTAAAATACTTGGGTTTTCCTAACtatggaaatgaaaatattggaaaTTATCGAGTAAGCTTGGATGAGGGAGTATATGAGTTGGAGAGTCTACTATTCTTTGACAGTAGATGCCATGAACTTAAATGTGTGGACAGAATGAAGAATCTCAGACACTTTATGGCAAGAATACACGATAATGAAAGCTTGTCAGCTATCATGAATGGCATCATGAACTGGAACAAGATATGGGATTGTGGTGTTTTTAGTGAAGAAAGTTGCGACTTAACAAGTGGGCGATTGCTGGAGAAGGCTTTGACATGTCCCAATCTTTATGAATTGATTACTTTGATTAAGTTAGGGAAGGCGCTGGCAGAGTGCGGGAGTGATTTGTTGAGTTCGAAACTTAGATGTTTGGATCTGATTAATTCTGAGATTGAGGATGATCCAATGGGGATACTGGGAAAGCTTCCTTGCTTGATAAGATTGtga
- the LOC125193750 gene encoding probable disease resistance protein At1g58390 encodes MISYKNIGDKEDTLMDIAELYLSELASRSIVQVEMKLDYDVGNSTKYGKCKLHDVVRELCLKLGKREHFGVQSLEYKGGKLSTLLREASSDMKIQHLAIHFRSEVEHELIIARGEDTSEHIRSIRLSNHIGSNVVEFPPRSVVDIQKFKLVRDLVFSRIKFAGGKLPRGITKLVHLRSLFLQRCELDKLPSSMKNLVYMDTLDLRYSRNVEVPNVFKEMLRLKHLILPIYTNANIRNYRLRLDEGVYELETLAFFDSRCHELKCMHRMKNLRYFIARIYDNESLSAIMNGIMNSNKIQYCQVSIQESCDLTSEGMLEKALTCPNLFDLNIDSKSVKAIAKCESDLLSSKLKCLNLFDCEIEDDPMWILGKLPCLIRLKLYRKSFVVEEMRCPANSFLRLKRLALRGLPKLREWRVESGAMPLLSKLTISRVFLSRDGSRGIEWHFYPSDSRN; translated from the coding sequence ATGATTTCATATAAGAATATTGGAGACAAGGAGGACACTTTAATGGACATCGCTGAGCTGTACTTAAGTGAGTTAGCCTCCAGGTCCATTGTTCAAGTTGAAATGAAACTTGATTATGATGTCGgaaatagtacaaaatatggtaaatgcAAACTTCATGATGTAGTAAGAGAACTATGTTTGaaattgggaaaaagggaGCATTTTGGTGTGCAGAGTTTGGAGTATAAAGGTGGGAAACTTAGTACCTTACTACGGGAAGCTTCGTCGGATATGAAGATACAACATTTAGCTATCCATTTCAGAAGTGAAGTCGAGCACGAGCTTATAATCGCTCGTGGAGAAGATACTAGCGAGCATATAAGGTCTATTCGATTATCCAATCATATAGGATCGAATGTTGTTGAGTTCCCCCCACGAAGTGTGGTTGATATTCAGAAATTCAAATTGGTAAGAGATCTAGTTTTTTCTAGAATCAAATTTGCAGGAGGAAAGTTACCGAGAGGAATCACTAAACTTGTTCACCTTAGAAGTTTGTTTTTACAAAGATGTGAACTTGATAAGCTACCCTCTTCCATGAAGAATTTGGTATATATGGATACCCTTGATTTGAGGTATTCAAGGAATGTTGAAGTTCCAAATGTTTTTAAGGAGATGTTGCGATTAAAGCACTTGATTCTTCCTATCTATACAAATGCAAACATTAGAAATTATCGACTAAGATTGGATGAAGGAGTATATGAGTTGGAGACTCTAGCATTCTTTGATAGTAGATGTCATGAACTTAAATGTATGCACAGAATGAAGAATCTCCGATATTTTATAGCAAGAATATACGATAATGAAAGCTTGTCAGCTATCATGAATGGCATTATGAACTCGAACAAGATACAGTATTGTCAAGTAAGCATTCAAGAAAGTTGCGACTTAACAAGCGAGGGAATGCTGGAGAAGGCTTTGACATGTCCCAATCtttttgatttgaatattgattCTAAGTCAGTGAAGGCGATAGCTAAGTGCGAGAGTGATTTGTTAAGCTCCAAACTTAAGTgtttaaatttgtttgattgtgAGATTGAGGATGATCCAATGTGGATACTGGGAAAGCTTCCTTGCTTGATAAGATTGAAATTATATCGGAAATCATTTGTTGTGGAGGAGATGAGGTGTCCAGCAAACAGTTTTCTTCGGCTCAAGAGGCTAGCATTAAGAGGTTTACCAAAGTTGAGGGAGTGGAGAGTGGAGTCAGGAGCCATGCCCCTTCTCTCTAAATTAACAATCAGCAGAGTGTTCTTGTCTAGAGATGGTTCCAGAGGGATTGAGTGGCATTTCTACCCTTCAGACTCTCGTAATTAA
- the LOC125193751 gene encoding putative disease resistance protein At1g50180 — protein MAEAVVSIALETIRDLLLEEGRFLAGVGNQVKELERQLKEMKCFLQDADKRRHESSTIFNWILEIRDLVYRSESAIERHAAYQVYSRRRGLRQFVRKYSCILTDCNSLHQLGSEISQITSSLERISKDMQENGIKRSIIMNPNREEGSSGGNNMSRKTFPYLDMGNCFLGMESEMKQLVYHLEKDTKNQIISVWGMGGSGKTAIAKKLYNETTDFDLSAWVCITQQCESRSVLEDVLRQLEKKRSVSSLSHEPRTREEVPSLSNSELIERLCEIQREKRCLIVLDDLWELSHWEELKHPFIVQDLQSKILVTTREQKVAEIGLAVKHGLLPMDAALELLKYKAFQHGNIPDFALEKRFEKIGKEMVHKCGYLPLAISLLGGVLREKKSIVEWESVNEHIKAAIYGVEEQIDGVLNLSYESLPYYLKPCFLYMGIFDEDEIIPASFYMRDG, from the exons ATGGCAGAAGCAGTGGTGTCAATTGCTCTAGAAACTATCCGTGATTTGCTATTGGAAGAGGGAAGGTTTTTAGCTGGTGTGGGCAACCAAGTCAAGGAGCTCGAGAGGCAGCTCAAAGAAATGAAGTGTTTCCTCCAAGACGCTGATAAAAGAAGACATGAAAGCAGTACAATCTTCAATTGGATCTTGGAAATCAGAGATCTCGTCTACAGATCTGAATCCGCCATTGAAAGACACGCAGCTTATCAAGTTTATTCAAGGAGAAGAGGCCTCAGGCAGTTCGTCCGCAAATATTCCTGCATTTTGACAGATTGCAACTCACTCCACCAATTAGGCTCCGAGATTTCACAGATTACATCAAGTCTGGAGAGGATAAGCAAGGATATGCAAGAAAACGGCATAAAAAGAAGCATAATCATGAATCCAAATAGAGAGGAGGGAAGCTCGGGTGGAAACAACATGTCAAGGAAGACTTTCCCCTATTTGGACATGGGAAATTGCTTCCTAGGCATGGAGTCTGAGATGAAGCAGCTTGTTTATCACCTAGAGAAGGATACAAAGAATCAAATTATATCAGTGTGGGGAATGGGAGGCTCAGGCAAGACCGCCATTGCCAAGAAGCTCTACAATGAGACGACCGACTTTGATCTGTCGGCGTGGGTTTGCATTACTCAGCAATGTGAGAGTCGATCAGTTTTGGAGGATGTTCTGAGGCAGCTAGAGAAGAAGAGGAGTGTTTCAAGTCTGAGCCATGAACCACGAACAAGGGAGGAGGTTCCAAGTCTGAGCAACTCAGAGTTGATAGAGAGACTATGTGAGATACAAAGAGAGAAGCGATGTCTCATTGTTTTGGATGATCTTTGGGAGCTTTCTCATTGGGAGGAGTTGAAGCATCCATTCATTGTCCAAGATTTGCAGAGCAAAATATTGGTGACAACACGGGAACAAAAGGTTGCAGAGATTGGATTGGCAGTGAAACATGGGCTTTTACCTATGGATGCTGCTTTGGAACTACTCAAATACAAAGCATTTCAGCATGGAAACATTCCAG ACTTTGCATTGGAaaaaagatttgaaaaaattgggaaaGAAATGGTACATAAATGTGGTTATTTGCCATTGGCAATTTCTTTACTCGGAGGggttttgagagagaaaaaatcgaTTGTTGAGTGGGAATCAGTAAATGAGCACATCAAAGCAGCCATATATGGAGTTGAAGAGCAGATTGATGGAGTGCTAAATTTAAGCTATGAAAGTTTACCCTATTATTTGAAGCCTTGCTTTCTCTATATGGGTATATTTGATGAGGATGAAATCATACCTGCTTCTTTCTATATGAGAGATGGATAG
- the LOC125195422 gene encoding disease resistance protein RPP8-like — protein sequence MAEAVVTIALETIRDLLLEEGRFLVGVADQVKELEWQLKEMKCFLEDADKRRHESRTISNWISEIRDLVYRSESAIERHAAYQTLQLMKDLRKLEQMVRKCGYLPLAISLLGGVLRKESSIVEWELVNKDIKEAIYGDEKQIDGVLNLSYESLPYYLKPCFLYMGIFNEDETISAWRLYKMWIAQGMISYENIGDKKESLVDIAELYLNELASRSIVQVEIVFAYDAANRSQKFYACKLHDVVRELCLKLGKREDFGVQSLEYQGGKLSSVLREAFLHMKIQQFAIDFKIEVNHELTIACGEDNSKHIRSLRLSNLIKSNDVEYPPVSIVDFQKFKLLRDLVIVRFKFAGGKLPRGITNLVHLRRLCLQQCELDKLPSSIGNLVYMDILDLGYSRNVEIPNVFKEMLRLKHLIFPDYGNEKVGNYRIRLHEGVDELETLQNLDSRFHEFNCVRKMKNLLRFAARIHDNGTLSAIMNAIMNWNKIVACKLYIEDRCDLTTEKMLEKALTCPNLHILWISSKLGKLGKVLAECGSDLMSSKLRFLDLFGSEIEDDPMGILGKLPCLICLRLYWESFVGEEMTCPANSFLWLERLTLKSLPKLREWRVEAGAMPLLSKLTIGDCSCLEMVPEGLSGISTLQTLVIKQMPKLRERVSPSGQDFHKVSHVPSIRIKD from the exons ATGGCAGAGGCAGTGGTGACGATTGCTCTTGAAACCATCCGTGATTTGCTATTGGAAGAGGGAAGGTTTTTAGTTGGCGTGGCTGATCAAGTGAAGGAGCTCGAGTGGCAGCTCAAAGAGATGAAGTGTTTCCTAGAAGACGCTGATAAAAGACGACATGAAAGCAGAACAATCTCTAATTGGATCTCCGAGATCAGAGATCTCGTCTATAGATCTGAATCCGCCATTGAAAGACACGCAGCTTATCAA ACTTTGCAATTGATGaaagatttgagaaaattGGAACAAATGGTGCGGAAATGTGGGTATTTGCCATTGGCAATTTCTTTACTCGGTGGGGTTTTGAGAAAGGAAAGTTCGATTGTTGAGTGGGAATTAGTAAATAAGGATATTAAAGAAGCCATATATGGAGATGAAAAGCAGATTGATGGAGTGCTAAATTTAAGCTATGAAAGTCTACCCTATTATTTGAAACCTTGCTTTCTCTATATGGGTATATTTAACGAGGACGAAACCATATCTGCTTGGCGTCTATATAAGATGTGGATAGCACAAGGCATGATTTCTTATGAGAATATTGGAGACAAGAAGGAAAGTTTAGTGGACATTGCTGAGTTGTACTTAAATGAGTTGGCCTCCAGGTCCATCGTGcaagttgaaattgtgtttgcTTATGATGCTGCAAATAGAAGtcaaaaattttatgcatgcaAACTTCATGACGTAGTACGAGAACTGTGCTTGAAGTTGGGGAAAAGGGAGGATTTTGGTGTGCAGAGTTTGGAGTATCAAGGCGGGAAACTTAGTAGCGTACTGCGCGAAGCGTTCTTGCATATGAAAATACAACAATTTGCTATcgatttcaaaattgaagttAATCACGAGCTTACAATAGCATGTGGAGAAGATAATAGCAAGCATATAAGGTCTCTTCGATTATCCAATCTCATAAAATCGAATGATGTTGAGTATCCCCCAGTAAGTATagttgattttcaaaaattcaaattgctGAGAGATCTAGTTATCGTGAGATTCAAATTTGCAGGAGGGAAGTTACCAAGAGGAATCACTAATCTTGTTCACCTCAGACGCTTGTGTTTACAACAATGTGAACTTGATAAGCTACCGTCTTCCATTGGGAATTTGGTATACATGGATATCCTTGATTTAGGATACTCAAGGAATGTTGAAATTCCTAATGTTTTTAAGGAGATGTTGCGATTAAAACACTTGATTTTCCCAGACTATGGAAATGAAAAGGTTGGAAATTATCGAATAAGATTGCATGAGGGAGTAGATGAGCTAGAGACTCTACAAAACTTAGATAGTAGATTTCATGAATTTAATTGTGTTcgcaaaatgaaaaatctccTACGTTTTGCAGCAAGAATACATGATAATGGAACCTTGTCAGCTATCATGAATGCCATTATGAACTGGAACAAGATAGTAGCTTGTAAACTTTATATTGAAGACAGGTGCGACTTAACAACAGAGAAAATGCTGGAGAAGGCTTTGACATGTCCCAATCTTCATATTTTGTGGATTAGTTCTAAGTTAGGGAAGTTAGGGAAGGTGCTAGCAGAGTGTGGGAGTGACTTGATGAGTTCTAAACTTAGgtttttggatttgtttgGATCCGAGATTGAAGATGATCCAATGGGGATACTGGGAAAGCTTCCTTGCTTAATATGTTTGCGATTATATTGGGAATCATTTGTTGGGGAGGAGATGACGTGTCCAGCAAACAGTTTTCTCTGGCTCGAGAGGCTAACATTGAAAAGTTTACCAAAGTTGAGGGAGTGGAGAGTGGAGGCAGGAGCCATGCCCCTTCTCTCTAAATTAACGATCGGAGACTGTTCTTGTCTGGAGATGGTTCCAGAGGGATTGAGCGGCATTTCTACCCTTCAGACTCTTGTAATTAAACAAATGCCGAAATTGAGAGAAAGGGTATCACCATCAGGACAGGATTTCCACAAAGTCTCCCATGTCCCTTCAATTCGTATCAAGGACTAG
- the LOC125195423 gene encoding disease resistance protein RPP8-like: MQHLAIHFRNEVQHELIVTCGEDTREHIRSIRLSNVVGSDVVEFPPQSIIDFQKFKFLRDLVILRFKFAAGKLPRGITKLVHLRRLRLEECELDKLPSSMRNLVYLDTLDLRYSMNVEVPNVFKDMLRLKHLFLPLYGNVNAGSYRVRLDGVYELETLLWLDSRYHEFKCMGRMTNLRHFSAITYDNERLSAIMNAIMNWNKIREWKALANCGSDLLSSKLRYLDLNDCEIEDDPMGILGKLPWLAKLELCQKSFVGEELTCPTNSFLRLKILALRELPALREWRVEAGAMPRLFKLTIGECSCLEMVPEGLSAISTLQTLVIQRMPELSKRISPSGQDFHKVCHVPSIIIKD; the protein is encoded by the exons ATGCAACATTTAGCTATCCATTTCAGAAATGAAGTCCAGCACGAGCTTATAGTCACTTGTGGAGAAGATACTAGGGAGCATATAAGGTCTATTCGATTATCCAATGTCGTAGGATCAGATGTTGTTGAGTTTCCCCCACAAAGTATAATTGATTttcagaaattcaaatttctgaGAGATCTAGTTATCCTGAGATTCAAATTTGCGGCGGGAAAGTTACCGAGAGGAATCACTAAACTTGTTCACCTTAGACGTTTGCGTTTAGAAGAGTGTGAACTTGATAAGCTACCGTCATCCATGAGGAATTTGGTATACTTGGATACCCTTGATTTGAGGTATTCAATGAATGTTGAAGTTCCAAATGTTTTTAAGGATATGTTGCGATTAAAACACTTGTTTCTTCCTCTCTATGGAAATGTGAATGCTGGAAGTTATCGAGTAAGATTGGATGGAGTATATGAGTTGGAGACTCTACTATGGCTTGATAGTAGATATCATGAATTTAAATGTATGGGCAGAATGACGAATCTCCGACATTTTTCAGCAATAACATACGATAATGAAAGATTATCAGCTATCATGAATGCCATTATGAACTGGAACAAGATACGGGAAT GGAAGGCGCTGGCAAACTGCGGGAGTGATTTGTTGAGCTCGAAACTTAGGTATTTGGATCTGAATGATTGTGAGATTGAGGATGATCCAATGGGGATACTGGGAAAGCTTCCTTGGCTGGCAAAACTGGAATTATGTCAGAAATCATTTGTTGGGGAGGAGTTGACATGCCCAACAAACAGCTTTCTTCGCCTCAAGATCCTAGCATTAAGAGAATTACCAGCGTTAAGGGAGTGGAGAGTGGAGGCAGGAGCCATGCCCCGTCTCTTTAAATTAACAATCGGAGAGTGTTCTTGTCTGGAGATGGTTCCAGAGGGATTGAGTGCCATTTCTACCCTTCAGACTCTCGTAATTCAAAGAATGCCAGAACTGAGTAAAAGGATATCACCATCTGGACAAGATTTCCATAAAGTCTGCCATGTCCCTTCAATTATCATCAAGGACTAG